The following is a genomic window from Adhaeribacter radiodurans.
TTTCCTTTTTCGCCGAAAACTGTTCCGCCGTAATCATGCGTGCCAGTGCGGGTGCCCCGGAACGTTCCGATGCGGTTATCTTGCCAGGTGCCTACCACTAATTCTGTACTATCAGTGGAGTGGCGAACTACGCTTTTGCAGCCGGCACCCATAACGGTAAACAAGGTTTCTACGCCGTGAATACCGTACCAGAACAAATCCGGATGCGTTTTTTCTAAAGTAGCCGGACTGTACGTATCAGCGCCTAAAACTTTCCCGATTTTGCCTTGCACCACTTCTTGCGCAGTAGCTAAATAACGTAAAGAGGAAGAAGAAAAAACCGGTATTTTGTATTGTTTGGCGGCTTCGAAAATGGCAACTGTGTCTTTTAAAGAGCCCGCAATGGGTTTGTCAATAAAAACCCGTTTCCCGGCTTTTAAAACGGGTAGTACTTGCTCCAGATGTGGCCGACCATCGTTGGTTTCCAGTAGCACTACGTCTACTTCCTGCAGCAGTTTTTTAATAGAATCAACAATTTTAACGTTGTACTTTTTTACTTCTTCGGTGTATTCCGGTATGCGTTTAATACTTGATTCTATGTCATTACTGCCTTTGGGGTAGGCCGCTACTACCCGGTATCCTTCAAATTCTGGTTTAGCATCCGGGCTGTTTAGCGCTTTAGTAAAAGCAGTGCTATGCGAAGTATCTAAACCAATTATACCTACTCTCTTGCCTTTCGGAACGGGATTATCTAAGCTCCAGCCGGGCGATGATTTTAAACTTAATCCTAAACCAATACCGGCAACCGTTGCCGATTTAATAAACTTTCGTCTATTGTAATTTTCTTTCATAGTGATTTTAAATGAATATGGCCGGTTACTCTAAATATAATCTTTTTTAATTTTGATTAACCCACAATAACCTGGTTTATCAAATTTTTTTGGTTAGCAGGAATGCCGATGCTTGGTCGAGGTAAAATTTACAATCCGGATGATTTTGCAGGATAGAGGCAGGGTAAATAGTACTCACGGGTTGTTCCAGGCTATTTTTTACCGCTTCAGCTTTCCGGCTATCAGGCACGGAGCAAATAATGCGTTTAGATTTCATAATCTGCTTTACCGACATACTGATGGCTTGTCGGGGAACTTCTTCCATTGACTGAAACCAACCTTCTCCGAATTGTTGGCGGCGGCAAGGCTCGTCTAATTCTACAATAATATAGGGCTGTTCTGTTTCAAAATCGGCGGGTGGGTCGTTAAAGGCAATATGTCCGTTTTCTCCAATTCCGATTAAAGCTACATCTACCGGATTATTTTGGATTAATTCACCTAAACGTTCGCATTCTGCTTCAGGTGCAGTTTCGCCATTAACCAGGTGAACCGCTTTTAAGGCAGGAACTCTGGAGATAAAACGCTCTTTCAGGTATTTGCGGAAACTGGCCGGCGAAGATTCAGGTAAGCCAATGTACTCGTCCAAATGGAACATGGTAACCTGGCTCCAATCTATATTTGGTTCAGCAATTAACTGCTTTAAAGTTTCAAACTGACTGGTGCCGGTAGCTAAAATTATAGTAGCGCTTCCTTTTTCGGCAATGGCTTGCCGGATTAATTTGGCCGCGGTAGAACCGGCAGCTTTACCAAGTTCCTGTGGGTTATCGGAGATATTTATTTCCATTTACGTTTAAGAAGACCTGTTTTTAATTATTGGAATTGTACCGCAACAAGTTAAAGAATCTAACCTTTATGAGAAAATCTTTAGCTAATAAGCTAAGCCGGGTAAATAAAAAAAAGTAGGCAAATAGATTTAGCTTACTTTAAAATATTCTAAATCTCACCGGGATATTGGTCATAATTAAAGGTGAAAGCCCTGGAAACAAAAACTGAATTAACTTAAAAGATAGATGTTCGGTAAGCTTTCATTTGGCGGTCTAAGTAGCGGGCATTACCGCTAATACGATCGAGCAAGGCCCAGAAACGGGGACCATGGTTTTTTTCTACGGTATGGGCCAGTTCGTGCAGAATTACGTAATCGCGTAAATGTTCCGGCAAGCGCATCAGGTGAAGGTTTAAATTTATATTATTTACAGCCGAACAACTTCCCCAGCGGGTACTGGTATTTTTAATTACAACTTTGTTGTAGGTAAAGTCAAATTTGCGGGCAAAAAAATCTACCCGGCCAGGTAAATACGCTTTGGCTTCCAGACGGTAAGTAGCTTCTACAGCTTGCCTAATAAATTCCTGTACTTCCTCCTCTTCTTCGGATTTATAATCCGGATAAGTTACCAGTAAAGTTTCTCCGGAAATGCGTGCCTTAAATGAATTACTAATGGCTACAGCTTGTAATTGTAGCGTATGGTTAAAAGTTCGGAAAAGAGAGTGTTGGGAAAAAACGGTGCGCTTATTTTCTTGTTTGTTTATGTTTTGCAAGTGGCCCTTTATCCAATCAATTTTACTTAATAAAAATGCGTGGGCTTTTTCAAAGTTTACTCGTTGGGGCACCGCCACCCGTACGCCGGCTAAAGGTTTAATACGGATGCTGATGTGTTTGGCTTTAGCACTACGTTCAAATAAAACGGTTCCAATTCCTTCTACATGAACTCGGACAGATGAGATAGGTGGTGTTACAGATGGCACAATAATCAGGATGGTTAGTTACCAAAGTTACATAACTTGGCCAAATACGCAAGTCTGGTGCAGGCAGCAAAATGGAACTCGTTCCTAATCAGAAACAAAAAACCACTTCCGTTTAAGAAGTGGTTTTATAATAAAATTTAATAGTTTAATTAGCGAACGTTACCGCCCAGTTTGCGATCATCTTGGTTGGAATTTGGTAAACGCGTGCTATCGGTAGTGGCCGCTCGTACATTTGGTTCCCCAATTCCGGCAGAAGTAACTTTAATAGCTGAATCGTCAGGCGTATTGCTTTCGGTTGGTAAGTCGTGGGGGGCAAAGTCCTTTACTCCCAGTTTTTCCTGATCGTTTTTAAGAGTGCCATCTTCGTTCCGTCTTTGCGAGGAAGGGTTAGTTTCTGCGCCGGTAGCCTGGCTGCCGCTGAAGGTTTGATT
Proteins encoded in this region:
- a CDS encoding glucosamine-6-phosphate deaminase, yielding MEINISDNPQELGKAAGSTAAKLIRQAIAEKGSATIILATGTSQFETLKQLIAEPNIDWSQVTMFHLDEYIGLPESSPASFRKYLKERFISRVPALKAVHLVNGETAPEAECERLGELIQNNPVDVALIGIGENGHIAFNDPPADFETEQPYIIVELDEPCRRQQFGEGWFQSMEEVPRQAISMSVKQIMKSKRIICSVPDSRKAEAVKNSLEQPVSTIYPASILQNHPDCKFYLDQASAFLLTKKI
- a CDS encoding Gfo/Idh/MocA family protein — its product is MKENYNRRKFIKSATVAGIGLGLSLKSSPGWSLDNPVPKGKRVGIIGLDTSHSTAFTKALNSPDAKPEFEGYRVVAAYPKGSNDIESSIKRIPEYTEEVKKYNVKIVDSIKKLLQEVDVVLLETNDGRPHLEQVLPVLKAGKRVFIDKPIAGSLKDTVAIFEAAKQYKIPVFSSSSLRYLATAQEVVQGKIGKVLGADTYSPATLEKTHPDLFWYGIHGVETLFTVMGAGCKSVVRHSTDSTELVVGTWQDNRIGTFRGTRTGTHDYGGTVFGEKGNLTLGPYDGYNALLVQIIKFFQTGQAPVTPEETLEIYAFMEAADESKRQSGQLVTLESVLQKARAAKG
- a CDS encoding M48 family metallopeptidase → MPSVTPPISSVRVHVEGIGTVLFERSAKAKHISIRIKPLAGVRVAVPQRVNFEKAHAFLLSKIDWIKGHLQNINKQENKRTVFSQHSLFRTFNHTLQLQAVAISNSFKARISGETLLVTYPDYKSEEEEEVQEFIRQAVEATYRLEAKAYLPGRVDFFARKFDFTYNKVVIKNTSTRWGSCSAVNNINLNLHLMRLPEHLRDYVILHELAHTVEKNHGPRFWALLDRISGNARYLDRQMKAYRTSIF